A segment of the Streptococcus chenjunshii genome:
TATGTTTAAATATGCTGAGGAAGCGCGCGGCCGCGGGATTAAGGTGATTGTCGCCGGAGCAGGCGGAGCCGCTCACTTACCTGGCATGGTGGCCGCCAAAACCACTCTTCCGGTTATCGGGGTTCCTGTCAAATCCCGGGCTCTGTCCGGACTGGACTCTCTTTATTCTATTGTGCAAATGCCTGGGGGTGTGCCTGTAGCAACTATGGCCATCGGTGAAGCAGGAGCGACTAATGCGGCGCTGACAGCTCTGCGTATCCTCTCTGTTGAAGACAGTGCGATAGCAGACAAACTGGCCGATTTTGCCCGTAAACAAGGAGAAATTGCGGAGGCTATGACAGATGAGCTCGACTAAAACGATTGGGATTATCGGCGGCGGCCAATTAGGGCAAATGATGGCCATATCAGCCATTTACATGGGCCACAAGGTGATTGTCCTAGACCCAG
Coding sequences within it:
- the purE gene encoding 5-(carboxyamino)imidazole ribonucleotide mutase; this translates as MKPVISIIMGSSSDWTTMKKTADMLDTFGVSYEKKVVSAHRTPDLMFKYAEEARGRGIKVIVAGAGGAAHLPGMVAAKTTLPVIGVPVKSRALSGLDSLYSIVQMPGGVPVATMAIGEAGATNAALTALRILSVEDSAIADKLADFARKQGEIAEAMTDELD